Proteins co-encoded in one Leptospira levettii genomic window:
- a CDS encoding methyl-accepting chemotaxis protein — protein MKENMRSIFIIVFVSIAVSITALIFVTLQLRRASESLAEATISRYESYLLADEMRQSSDDLTRLARTYVISGGDPKWEKQYFEILDIRNGILPRPVHYENIYWDFVAAGDLNPRPKDKAIALLDLMKEKGFSQLELKKLDEAKEISDALVKTETIAMNMVKGLYVDSEGKFTIKKTPDFEEARRLMHNDEYHINKAKIMKPVSEFFQILDHRTQKKVDDAIYNQNFWIYVVIFVVIITLGILLYAGIQLKLLFQYLGGEPAYANRIVSEVTKGNLNIDIETIPSDQMSMLYSIKGMVTRLQYMIKETQDVVDQAGKGNLKLRVNLENKQGFAKDLGNSINLLSDTSSNIIDDVNHVLIAMADGDLTQRVSSHYLGDFETLATSLNNTLDTLSQALSEVRSSAVVISQASAQISITSQSLAEATTVQASNIEQTTAAVEQMSASISQTNFNAKNTDEIAKLSAEHAVKGGDSVNATVLAMSKITEKISIINEITSQTNLLALNAAIEAARAGEQGMGFAVVASEVGKLAERSQASAKEISELANKSLITAKEAGSLLDEIVPSIAKTASLVQEISDSSREQAMGVQQITDAMTQVNESTQNNAASSEELSATANEMSRQSEHLMVLVEKFRFKVN, from the coding sequence ATGAAAGAGAATATGCGTTCCATCTTCATTATTGTGTTTGTTAGTATTGCAGTTTCGATCACTGCATTGATTTTTGTGACCCTACAATTGAGAAGAGCATCAGAATCTCTTGCTGAAGCTACGATATCCAGGTATGAGTCGTATTTGTTAGCAGATGAGATGAGACAAAGCTCGGATGATTTAACTCGTTTAGCTAGAACTTATGTAATCTCTGGTGGAGATCCCAAATGGGAAAAACAATATTTTGAAATACTTGATATACGAAATGGAATTTTGCCAAGGCCAGTCCATTACGAAAATATCTATTGGGATTTTGTAGCAGCTGGAGATTTGAATCCTCGTCCCAAAGACAAGGCAATTGCGTTACTTGACCTTATGAAAGAAAAAGGATTTTCTCAATTAGAATTGAAAAAACTAGATGAGGCAAAGGAAATTTCTGACGCATTAGTGAAAACGGAAACCATTGCGATGAATATGGTGAAAGGTCTTTATGTTGATAGTGAAGGAAAGTTTACGATCAAAAAAACTCCTGATTTTGAAGAAGCACGGAGATTGATGCATAACGATGAATATCATATAAACAAAGCAAAAATTATGAAACCGGTCTCCGAGTTTTTTCAAATTTTAGATCATCGGACACAAAAGAAAGTAGATGATGCTATTTATAACCAAAATTTTTGGATCTATGTAGTGATCTTCGTAGTCATCATCACTCTTGGTATCCTTTTGTATGCAGGAATCCAGTTAAAACTTTTATTCCAATACTTGGGTGGTGAGCCCGCTTATGCGAACAGAATTGTATCAGAAGTAACGAAAGGGAATCTAAATATAGATATAGAAACGATTCCTAGCGACCAAATGAGTATGTTATACTCAATTAAAGGTATGGTCACTCGATTACAATATATGATTAAAGAAACCCAAGATGTCGTTGACCAAGCTGGAAAAGGGAATCTGAAATTAAGAGTGAATCTGGAAAATAAACAAGGATTTGCGAAAGATTTGGGAAACAGTATCAATTTACTTTCAGATACTAGCTCAAATATTATCGACGATGTGAATCATGTCCTAATTGCCATGGCCGATGGAGATTTAACACAAAGAGTATCATCTCACTATTTGGGTGATTTTGAGACATTAGCAACTTCTTTAAACAATACCTTGGATACTCTCTCACAAGCACTTTCCGAAGTTAGAAGTTCTGCAGTTGTCATATCACAAGCTTCAGCTCAAATCTCAATTACCTCACAATCGTTAGCGGAAGCGACTACAGTCCAAGCTTCAAATATTGAACAAACAACTGCTGCCGTAGAACAGATGTCAGCTTCAATATCTCAGACAAACTTTAATGCAAAAAATACAGATGAAATTGCGAAACTTTCTGCAGAACATGCAGTGAAAGGGGGAGATTCAGTGAATGCCACTGTCCTAGCCATGTCTAAAATTACAGAAAAAATAAGCATCATAAACGAGATCACAAGCCAAACCAATTTACTTGCTTTAAATGCTGCGATTGAAGCAGCTAGAGCAGGTGAGCAAGGAATGGGATTTGCCGTAGTGGCTTCAGAGGTAGGTAAACTTGCTGAACGTAGCCAAGCTTCTGCCAAAGAAATCAGTGAACTTGCCAATAAAAGTTTGATCACTGCAAAAGAAGCTGGATCACTACTTGACGAAATTGTGCCTTCCATTGCGAAAACAGCAAGTCTTGTTCAAGAAATTTCTGATTCATCTAGAGAACAAGCAATGGGTGTACAACAAATTACAGATGCTATGACCCAAGTAAATGAAAGTACACAGAATAATGCCGCAAGTTCTGAAGAACTATCTGCAACAGCAAATGAAATGAGTCGTCAGTCTGAACACTTAATGGTTTTGGTAGAGAAGTTCCGATTTAAAGTCAATTGA